One Candidatus Bathyarchaeia archaeon genomic region harbors:
- a CDS encoding AAA family ATPase, translated as MKIAVAGKGGVGKTLIAGVLAEFFARKGFTVLAIDADPTPNLALTLGLSVEEASKIVPISENTPLIESKTQSSIPGVYNLAFSVDDIVEQFSVKTPYNVNLLIMGTVKSAGAGCMCPANTVIRALLHHLIVKRKEAVVTDMEAGLEHMGRGTAEHVETMLTVTDSSRKSLETAKKLFDLAKQVGIKECFIVGNKVTNQPEGEHIENFARSSGMQTLGLVPFDVTVLKADMQGQTPLKYADESMAVATIREIGTKLL; from the coding sequence TTGAAAATCGCGGTTGCAGGAAAAGGCGGAGTGGGCAAAACGCTGATTGCAGGCGTCCTAGCCGAGTTCTTCGCAAGAAAAGGCTTCACAGTCCTCGCCATCGACGCTGACCCTACCCCAAACCTAGCATTAACACTTGGCCTATCAGTTGAGGAAGCAAGCAAGATTGTGCCTATCTCAGAGAACACACCTCTCATCGAATCCAAGACTCAATCAAGCATTCCAGGCGTCTATAATCTAGCTTTCTCAGTTGATGACATAGTCGAACAGTTCAGCGTGAAAACTCCCTACAACGTGAACCTACTGATCATGGGCACTGTTAAATCTGCAGGCGCTGGATGCATGTGCCCAGCCAATACTGTGATCCGGGCATTATTGCATCATCTTATTGTCAAGAGGAAAGAAGCGGTAGTCACAGATATGGAAGCAGGCTTAGAACATATGGGCAGAGGCACGGCAGAACACGTAGAAACCATGCTTACTGTGACAGATTCAAGCAGGAAATCGCTTGAAACTGCAAAGAAGCTATTCGACTTGGCTAAACAGGTCGGCATTAAAGAATGCTTCATCGTCGGTAATAAAGTCACAAATCAACCAGAAGGAGAACACATCGAAAACTTCGCCAGATCAAGCGGAATGCAGACGCTAGGTCTAGTTCCATTCGACGTAACAGTTCTCAAAGCCGACATGCAGGGTCAAACGCCCCTGAAATACGCTGACGAATCCATGGCGGTAGCAACGATCAGAGAGATTGGAACCAAACTGCTATAG
- a CDS encoding fructose-bisphosphatase class II has translation MASLRAIAPSLTRITIAAAVGAALHIGKGDADIVDQTAVDFSRAVLNQTEVDGEVISCEGPKDNAPAFSKREKVGTGSGPKVEFVVDPVDGTTATSKGRKDAISALACAPAGCLQVLPDDGYYFKVATDKQSKSKISLDMTIEEIVQVVASRKRLRLENFTVIMLERERHKDILARLRKMGVRIILIPDGDVAASVVTCIPNSGIDLLLGAGAGPEATIAATAVKCLRGTMLVKVWREKKNDSKRLERLKAEGVDVDKTYSEEELAKGNQLVFAASGVTKGELLDGVRFIPEGAIVSSICTRLPSGTFEKSETMLRFKGHPIYKHFITT, from the coding sequence ATGGCGTCGTTAAGGGCCATAGCGCCTTCTCTGACGAGGATAACTATAGCCGCCGCAGTTGGCGCTGCACTCCACATTGGAAAAGGCGACGCAGACATAGTGGACCAGACCGCAGTGGACTTTTCGCGAGCAGTGCTGAACCAGACAGAGGTGGACGGCGAAGTCATCAGTTGTGAAGGACCCAAAGATAATGCGCCAGCCTTCAGTAAGAGGGAGAAAGTGGGCACAGGTAGCGGTCCTAAGGTTGAGTTTGTGGTAGATCCAGTGGACGGCACAACCGCTACTTCAAAGGGTAGAAAAGATGCGATTTCAGCGTTGGCTTGTGCACCCGCTGGTTGCCTTCAAGTGTTGCCTGACGATGGCTACTACTTCAAGGTTGCAACTGACAAACAGTCGAAGAGTAAGATTTCGTTGGACATGACGATTGAAGAAATTGTACAAGTCGTGGCTTCTCGGAAACGACTGCGGCTTGAAAACTTCACTGTGATCATGCTTGAACGTGAAAGACACAAGGATATTTTGGCGCGGTTGCGTAAGATGGGGGTGCGGATTATTCTTATTCCCGACGGAGATGTTGCCGCCTCAGTTGTCACTTGCATTCCCAACTCTGGAATAGATCTTCTGTTGGGCGCTGGAGCTGGTCCTGAAGCCACTATCGCTGCGACGGCTGTTAAGTGTCTTAGAGGAACGATGCTGGTTAAGGTGTGGCGAGAAAAGAAGAACGATTCGAAACGGCTTGAAAGGCTGAAGGCTGAGGGTGTGGATGTTGACAAAACTTATTCTGAGGAAGAGTTAGCGAAGGGAAACCAATTGGTCTTTGCCGCTTCGGGTGTGACGAAAGGCGAGCTTCTCGATGGAGTGCGTTTTATTCCCGAAGGCGCAATTGTGAGTTCCATATGCACGCGGTTGCCCAGTGGAACATTTGAGAAGTCGGAGACGATGCTGCGGTTCAAAGGGCATCCCATATACAAGCACTTCATAACAACATAG
- a CDS encoding HD domain-containing protein gives MTEDVVFEKIRHKTMEFYRHSHHDRYHIERVYNLASRLAHKEGADLDVVKAAVLLHDIARAMEDEGRIDDHAKEGATMARSILNEVGFPNDKVDKVIYCIEMHRFKKGLVPASLEAKVLQDADRLDIIGAVGIARVFTRGGWSNKPIYDPSIQPKNRYDGKSDTSVNHIIEKLLKIKDTMNTRTAKRVAEERHRYVEQFLERLLKEWKAEI, from the coding sequence ATGACTGAAGACGTAGTGTTTGAGAAAATAAGACACAAGACCATGGAGTTCTACAGGCATTCGCATCACGACCGATACCACATTGAAAGAGTGTACAACCTAGCTTCGCGTTTAGCTCACAAGGAGGGCGCCGATTTAGACGTGGTCAAAGCAGCTGTGCTCCTGCATGATATCGCTAGGGCAATGGAGGATGAAGGCAGAATCGATGACCATGCAAAAGAGGGCGCAACAATGGCACGAAGCATTCTTAACGAAGTCGGTTTTCCAAACGATAAGGTCGACAAAGTAATTTACTGCATTGAAATGCACAGGTTTAAGAAAGGCTTGGTGCCCGCAAGTCTGGAAGCTAAGGTATTGCAGGATGCGGACAGGTTGGACATTATTGGAGCAGTTGGAATTGCCAGAGTTTTCACACGTGGCGGTTGGAGCAACAAACCTATCTACGACCCGTCAATCCAGCCTAAGAACAGATATGACGGCAAGTCAGATACTTCAGTAAACCACATCATTGAAAAACTGTTGAAGATCAAGGACACGATGAACACTAGAACTGCGAAAAGAGTGGCTGAAGAAAGGCATAGGTATGTTGAGCAGTTCTTGGAGAGGCTGCTCAAAGAATGGAAGGCTGAGATCTAG
- a CDS encoding GNAT family N-acetyltransferase, which translates to MENSSQISQLLSELRQFKGLTRKSALGDLLPILGENAYDDAGVLKVGDAKIVVSADGIVEGLVKDDPWLAGFYSVVVNVNDVVAKGAHPLGYAFILSSNSPNTRRQIVKGIKEGLDKYNVKFLKAHTHPDTSYDAVDAAVVGIARRVLSSTTAKPNDSIVVAIDLDGNQGLKSWVRTFDSVMLRTKEQVSKRLEGIIQLVDKKMANACRDISGPGILGTIAMLCESSRVGATVNLEEIPKPERIELADWLMTYPSTGFILTTDKPESCAALLSDHGLTTKTVGTVLQVKSMSASCHNQTELFIDFEKESVFGIGPLNSQQVETGKLDVEELFEADVGRIELLLTKVWSTAFEYPEEWRRKRTLMKEQIEAEMRDGYHYFGIRVHNQLCGVYKALITRDGLFGEHQSVDPDFRGCGLATAMYNQFIEFAQRNNCKKAYVNTLVNQASTLRILQRMGFRERGDKYEQANGMIVQTFEKDV; encoded by the coding sequence GTGGAAAACTCTTCACAGATTTCCCAACTGCTGAGTGAGCTGAGGCAGTTTAAAGGATTAACAAGAAAATCAGCTCTCGGCGACCTCCTCCCAATTCTAGGTGAGAACGCATACGATGACGCAGGCGTGCTTAAAGTCGGAGACGCAAAGATTGTAGTCTCAGCAGACGGCATAGTTGAAGGGCTAGTCAAAGACGATCCATGGCTTGCCGGCTTCTATTCAGTAGTCGTCAACGTAAACGATGTTGTAGCCAAAGGCGCACATCCACTTGGCTACGCCTTTATTCTCTCATCAAATTCTCCAAACACAAGACGACAAATCGTCAAAGGAATAAAAGAAGGCTTAGACAAGTACAACGTGAAATTCCTGAAAGCACACACTCATCCAGACACTTCCTACGACGCAGTTGACGCGGCGGTCGTAGGCATCGCACGCCGTGTTCTATCCAGCACAACAGCCAAGCCCAACGACAGCATTGTAGTCGCAATTGACCTTGACGGAAACCAAGGACTCAAAAGCTGGGTAAGAACCTTCGATTCAGTGATGTTAAGAACCAAGGAACAGGTTTCAAAACGCCTAGAAGGCATAATTCAGCTGGTTGACAAGAAAATGGCTAACGCATGTCGCGACATAAGCGGTCCAGGCATCCTCGGAACCATTGCAATGCTCTGCGAATCGAGCCGGGTCGGCGCAACGGTAAACCTTGAGGAAATCCCCAAACCTGAAAGAATCGAACTAGCCGATTGGCTTATGACCTACCCCTCAACTGGATTTATCTTAACCACTGACAAGCCAGAATCGTGTGCTGCATTACTTTCAGATCATGGACTGACTACCAAGACTGTTGGCACGGTTCTTCAGGTCAAATCAATGAGTGCCTCATGCCATAATCAAACTGAACTGTTCATAGACTTTGAAAAGGAGTCAGTTTTCGGGATTGGTCCGCTGAACTCGCAGCAAGTCGAAACAGGGAAACTTGACGTCGAAGAGTTGTTTGAAGCCGATGTTGGACGCATCGAGTTATTGCTCACAAAAGTCTGGTCTACGGCGTTCGAGTATCCTGAGGAATGGAGAAGGAAAAGAACACTGATGAAAGAGCAAATTGAAGCAGAAATGCGAGACGGATATCATTATTTCGGGATTAGAGTTCACAATCAGCTCTGCGGAGTTTACAAGGCATTGATTACCAGAGACGGATTGTTCGGCGAACACCAATCGGTTGACCCAGACTTCAGAGGCTGCGGACTGGCAACAGCCATGTACAACCAGTTCATTGAGTTCGCTCAGAGAAACAACTGCAAAAAAGCCTATGTAAATACTTTGGTCAACCAAGCCTCAACCTTGAGGATTTTGCAGAGGATGGGCTTTCGCGAAAGAGGAGACAAATACGAACAAGCAAATGGCATGATTGTTCAAACGTTTGAAAAAGATGTGTGA
- the nadA gene encoding quinolinate synthase NadA, producing the protein MTDDILRLKREKKAVILAHNYQRPEIQDIADYVGDSIELSRKAMEEEDAEIIVFSAVDFMAENAAILNPEKKVLLPSEGARCPMAQMLTVDELRRWKNKYPKLPVVLYVNTLAEVKAESDICCTSANAVEVIKAVDSDTLLFGPDRNLALYVAKQTNKKIISVPERGFCPTHVLFQESDIDFWKKKYPDATVIVHPECTLEVQTASDYIGSTSQMCRYAQQLNSKRFIIGTESGIIHRLQKENPNKEFILAYDGAICPNMKLNTLERLYLALKEERYRVTVPKPIAEKARKTLDTMFSLV; encoded by the coding sequence CTGACCGACGACATTCTAAGGTTAAAGCGCGAGAAAAAAGCTGTCATATTAGCCCATAATTACCAGCGCCCAGAGATTCAGGACATCGCTGATTATGTTGGCGATAGCATAGAACTGTCTCGGAAAGCTATGGAGGAAGAAGATGCTGAGATAATCGTGTTTTCAGCGGTTGATTTCATGGCTGAAAACGCTGCCATACTCAACCCTGAGAAGAAGGTTCTCTTGCCCAGCGAAGGCGCACGGTGTCCAATGGCTCAGATGCTAACTGTGGACGAGCTTCGACGGTGGAAGAACAAGTATCCTAAACTGCCAGTTGTCCTCTACGTGAACACTTTAGCCGAGGTCAAAGCCGAAAGCGATATCTGCTGCACATCCGCAAACGCTGTCGAAGTTATCAAGGCAGTGGACTCTGACACTTTGCTTTTTGGACCAGATAGAAACCTCGCGTTGTACGTGGCAAAGCAGACGAACAAGAAGATAATCTCGGTTCCTGAACGCGGCTTCTGCCCCACCCATGTGTTATTTCAGGAAAGCGACATCGACTTCTGGAAGAAGAAGTACCCCGACGCCACAGTTATCGTCCATCCTGAGTGCACGCTTGAAGTTCAAACAGCATCTGACTATATTGGCAGCACTTCTCAAATGTGCCGTTACGCGCAGCAGCTGAACTCGAAGAGGTTCATAATTGGCACCGAAAGCGGCATAATTCACCGCCTGCAAAAAGAAAACCCGAACAAAGAGTTTATTCTAGCCTACGACGGCGCAATCTGTCCGAACATGAAACTCAACACATTGGAACGCTTGTACTTAGCGCTTAAAGAAGAAAGATATCGTGTGACTGTTCCAAAGCCCATTGCGGAAAAAGCTCGAAAAACCTTGGACACTATGTTTTCGTTAGTCTGA
- a CDS encoding WD40 repeat domain-containing protein has protein sequence MSHHEHITLILIITLLASTPLATVISPNASTQQEMTPTQTFETHEEYFKLAFSADGNHIAAISNETDTLTLFNRIDTLWNTHVPGISSIAISENASLIVAGANSGVYIFTTQNPTPQRRYDLNYPNPLIALSNDASTLAYAATTMLYVIQTGNQNPTWNTTLQGTLESLSIAGNGNYISATTNHPGTLYLFSRQQPTPTWTYNLGENSGATRLSHSGEYLIATGGNQTSQNPTRIYRFRTQSALPNYIKIISELASTQETALSSDGSIFAINQAVSKRLIFFNLNLPPYGYGPGSVLNISLPSKPTSISMSLDGKYTVVGTDNGIYLYQYQNRQLTLTKQYTANTPSITDIAISGNGSHLAALGNTPQNSKNSAIYLFNLQETRDTPPNLLPQLTLLTISIIIGSTAIIYTLRKKQKPQKPSSTT, from the coding sequence ATGTCGCATCATGAACACATAACCCTCATACTCATAATAACCCTACTGGCTTCAACCCCCCTTGCCACAGTCATCTCTCCCAACGCCTCGACACAGCAAGAAATGACCCCAACGCAGACATTCGAAACCCACGAGGAATACTTTAAACTCGCCTTCTCCGCCGACGGAAACCACATCGCAGCCATAAGCAACGAGACAGACACATTAACCCTGTTCAACCGCATAGACACGCTCTGGAACACCCATGTGCCGGGCATCAGCTCCATAGCAATATCAGAAAACGCCAGCCTCATCGTAGCCGGAGCAAACAGCGGCGTGTACATTTTCACCACGCAAAACCCAACCCCACAACGCCGCTACGACCTAAACTATCCAAACCCATTGATCGCACTCTCCAATGATGCCAGCACCCTTGCATACGCAGCCACAACCATGCTATACGTTATCCAAACAGGAAACCAGAACCCAACGTGGAACACCACACTTCAGGGAACTCTAGAAAGCCTATCAATAGCCGGCAACGGAAACTACATCTCAGCCACCACAAACCACCCAGGCACATTATACCTGTTCTCCAGACAACAGCCCACACCAACATGGACATACAACCTCGGAGAAAACAGCGGAGCAACAAGACTCTCGCATAGCGGCGAATACCTCATAGCAACCGGAGGCAACCAAACCAGCCAAAACCCAACACGCATCTACCGATTCCGCACGCAAAGCGCCCTGCCAAACTACATTAAAATAATCTCCGAACTCGCATCCACGCAGGAAACAGCCCTCTCCTCAGACGGTTCAATATTCGCCATAAACCAAGCAGTCAGCAAACGCCTCATCTTCTTCAACCTGAACCTACCACCATACGGATACGGACCAGGCAGCGTCCTCAACATCTCACTTCCCAGCAAACCAACTTCGATATCCATGTCACTGGATGGCAAATACACCGTGGTGGGCACAGACAATGGCATCTACCTATACCAATACCAAAACAGACAACTAACACTCACAAAACAATACACAGCCAACACGCCCTCAATCACCGACATTGCCATATCTGGAAACGGCTCACACCTCGCAGCACTGGGAAACACACCACAAAACAGCAAAAACTCTGCAATCTACCTATTCAACCTACAGGAAACACGAGACACCCCGCCAAACCTCTTGCCACAACTAACCCTCCTAACAATCAGCATCATCATCGGCTCAACAGCCATCATCTACACGCTACGCAAAAAGCAAAAACCACAAAAACCCTCAAGCACAACTTAA
- the trxA gene encoding thioredoxin, which translates to MSEKDTLTSILEDYKTVAVVGLSADPSKYSHIVAKYLQSKGWQIIPVNPNLIEVLGERSYPSLLDLPDNIQKGVEVVDIFRRSEDVPPIVDQAIQLKRKNGKPLVIWMQLEIVNEEAAAQAREAGMTVIMNQCMKMQTERLEREKEPELEKIRAQKMKELTTRMKEEKPSEKNPIIIDDANFNETVMKYPLMLIDCWADWCGPCRMIAPTIDELAKDYAGRIVFGKLNVDDNPQTAERFGIMSIPTLLIMKNAVEIDRIIGAIPRQLIEEKLKKHV; encoded by the coding sequence TTGAGCGAGAAAGACACACTCACAAGCATTTTGGAAGACTACAAGACCGTGGCTGTAGTAGGGCTTTCAGCTGATCCCTCGAAATACAGCCACATTGTAGCGAAGTATCTTCAGTCTAAAGGCTGGCAAATTATCCCAGTTAACCCCAATCTGATTGAAGTCTTGGGTGAAAGGAGTTACCCCTCGCTATTAGACTTGCCAGACAACATTCAAAAAGGCGTTGAGGTTGTTGACATTTTTAGACGGTCTGAAGACGTGCCGCCTATAGTCGATCAAGCTATTCAGTTGAAGCGGAAGAACGGAAAACCATTGGTCATTTGGATGCAGCTTGAAATCGTCAACGAAGAAGCGGCTGCTCAGGCGCGAGAAGCAGGCATGACTGTTATTATGAACCAATGCATGAAAATGCAGACTGAACGCCTTGAAAGAGAAAAAGAGCCCGAGCTTGAAAAAATCCGCGCACAAAAGATGAAGGAGTTGACAACAAGGATGAAAGAGGAAAAACCCTCTGAAAAGAATCCGATAATCATCGACGATGCAAACTTCAACGAGACAGTTATGAAATATCCACTCATGCTAATTGACTGCTGGGCAGATTGGTGCGGTCCATGCAGAATGATAGCGCCAACCATTGATGAACTGGCAAAAGACTACGCTGGTCGCATAGTATTCGGAAAACTAAATGTTGACGATAATCCGCAAACTGCAGAGAGGTTTGGCATAATGAGCATACCAACCTTACTCATCATGAAGAACGCGGTTGAAATTGACAGAATAATCGGGGCAATTCCCAGACAACTCATCGAAGAAAAACTAAAGAAACACGTATAA
- a CDS encoding ribbon-helix-helix domain-containing protein, whose translation MSYRYKERSVAFTIRLPIRCVQIIDQLIAAGVYSSRGECIRDIVRSALRDGFHKKMLPDSST comes from the coding sequence ATGAGTTACAGATACAAAGAGAGATCGGTGGCTTTCACCATCCGGCTTCCGATTAGATGTGTACAAATAATCGATCAACTGATTGCTGCAGGCGTTTACTCCAGCCGAGGCGAGTGTATTCGAGATATTGTGCGATCGGCTTTGAGAGATGGGTTTCACAAGAAGATGCTGCCTGACTCTTCAACCTAA
- a CDS encoding MSMEG_0568 family radical SAM protein: MNATRLKIELLCKGARVEEGIDRGRKAGAGPAGGRYFTLPNGTCIEIPLQGRFIETSPFRLIKADDHWFILRGTEPLTKVKPVQEPLFYEKKTVDGTLMKKVAILHGKDCLASTVYSKCVHWQNAMQCKFCAIELGDSRRLVVKPPQLVAEVAEEALKEGAATHVTLTTGTPANSSDRGASHLVEATHAVKKRLNLPVHVQLEPCGDKGPLERLFDAGVDTVGIHIEAFDRKVLSEVCPAKSDIKAYFNAWKKAVDLFGEGQVSTFVIAGLGESDESILTGAEKAARIGVVPYLLPLRPIPGTIFENIIPPDSARMTRLYRGVAETLRKVGLDPRKSKAGCVRCNACSALQESFTSPP, translated from the coding sequence TTGAACGCAACCCGTCTGAAAATTGAATTGCTCTGTAAAGGCGCTCGAGTAGAAGAAGGAATTGACAGAGGGCGGAAGGCAGGGGCAGGTCCAGCCGGCGGACGATATTTCACGCTGCCCAATGGAACCTGTATTGAGATACCTCTCCAAGGAAGATTCATAGAGACTTCTCCATTTCGACTAATCAAAGCAGATGATCATTGGTTTATTCTTCGAGGCACAGAACCCCTGACGAAAGTGAAGCCGGTTCAAGAACCACTTTTTTACGAGAAGAAAACCGTGGATGGCACCCTTATGAAGAAAGTCGCCATTCTTCACGGCAAAGATTGCCTAGCTTCCACAGTGTACTCTAAATGCGTCCACTGGCAAAATGCAATGCAGTGCAAGTTTTGTGCCATCGAGCTTGGAGACAGTAGAAGACTAGTCGTCAAACCGCCCCAGCTTGTTGCCGAAGTGGCAGAAGAGGCGCTCAAAGAAGGCGCGGCGACTCATGTCACTTTGACCACTGGGACTCCCGCTAACAGCAGCGATAGAGGCGCCTCGCACTTAGTCGAAGCAACACATGCCGTCAAAAAGCGCCTGAACCTACCAGTGCACGTGCAGCTAGAGCCGTGTGGGGATAAGGGACCTTTGGAGAGATTATTTGATGCGGGTGTGGACACTGTTGGCATTCATATTGAAGCTTTCGACCGTAAAGTCTTGAGTGAAGTCTGCCCCGCAAAATCAGACATTAAGGCTTACTTCAACGCATGGAAAAAAGCGGTAGACTTGTTCGGAGAGGGGCAAGTAAGCACTTTTGTCATCGCCGGGCTAGGTGAAAGTGACGAAAGCATTTTGACAGGCGCTGAGAAAGCAGCCCGAATAGGCGTTGTACCTTACCTTCTTCCATTAAGACCAATTCCGGGAACGATTTTTGAGAACATCATTCCTCCCGATTCGGCGAGAATGACGCGTCTTTATCGAGGCGTTGCAGAAACCTTACGAAAGGTTGGTTTAGATCCGAGAAAGAGCAAGGCTGGTTGCGTCAGATGCAATGCCTGTTCAGCGCTCCAGGAATCCTTCACATCTCCGCCGTAA
- a CDS encoding CooT family nickel-binding protein yields the protein MCELKVLNKNEVVFENAVYAKAEGTKVTVRDVLGVSKVFDNCEIAEVDISKERLLLKPADK from the coding sequence ATGTGCGAGCTGAAAGTTCTCAACAAGAATGAAGTTGTCTTCGAAAACGCCGTCTACGCAAAAGCTGAAGGAACGAAGGTCACTGTTCGCGATGTATTAGGAGTTTCCAAAGTCTTCGACAACTGCGAAATAGCCGAGGTGGACATCAGCAAAGAACGATTGCTCCTCAAGCCAGCCGACAAATAA
- a CDS encoding ATP-binding protein — protein sequence MKPQDEKHLNTTCFTDFEGKFHARLSHVIPRQFGGTEESKFGGISARYECRIKVEYQKDLMGLLEEGMLVAVKNFRQAEKDSERYTLMEISRVWPEHFGLRGLSDHSYYPMQFEIIEQSEADWQTDDKAAMMIQISSIPINYDLSLDKENQCKFIKGFSYPLVASKVNILNSQMINRMYNQKIAEKLGIDPTKTTEDAHKDPRLGLIKMFQATNTVIPIYIDFENLVRYHFGVFAFTGGGKSNLMSNILRHLLLHTKDTKIVIFDISCEYLFLLMDLFADPAIPSKLILETRTETVGQLTDSVVKPREYEADARTLNGFKQILDQGKVSYYTKPKQRVPTYSQFLGELEEQRKESIGKPHYINAIDQIGDAILEYIDEHGLSENDEVDKNFIQYIDAKAMETVETFKVHDKSGLYAWATTRSTILEVLKKKHEEESKEVGGLTAEKIQHLLEGKERLICISISDPITIKELVIGLTRDILAHRKRRFQVKPHILFVFDEAQEFIPDMSSTIGIDKKCSKQVETLLRQGRKYGLGACIATQRIAYLNTNALQQLHTYFVGTLPRPYDRALISDTFMIDKGILEKTLEFAPGEWLLSSYIATGIENVPIFIKADNAEKEIEKHLRCCTSQS from the coding sequence TTGAAGCCACAAGACGAGAAACACCTTAACACTACGTGCTTCACCGACTTCGAGGGCAAGTTCCACGCCCGCCTCAGCCACGTAATCCCCCGACAATTCGGAGGAACCGAGGAATCAAAATTCGGAGGCATAAGCGCCCGCTACGAATGCAGAATCAAAGTAGAATACCAAAAAGACCTAATGGGCTTGCTCGAAGAGGGCATGCTAGTCGCCGTCAAGAACTTCAGGCAAGCTGAAAAAGACTCAGAACGCTACACACTAATGGAAATCAGCCGAGTCTGGCCAGAACACTTCGGACTCCGAGGCTTATCAGATCACAGCTACTACCCCATGCAATTCGAAATCATCGAACAATCCGAAGCAGATTGGCAAACCGACGACAAAGCAGCAATGATGATTCAAATCAGCAGCATTCCCATCAACTACGACCTCTCTCTAGACAAAGAAAACCAATGCAAATTCATCAAAGGCTTCTCATACCCATTAGTTGCCAGCAAAGTCAACATACTCAACAGCCAAATGATAAACCGAATGTACAACCAAAAAATCGCGGAGAAACTGGGCATAGATCCGACCAAAACCACCGAGGACGCCCACAAAGACCCGCGACTTGGCCTAATCAAAATGTTCCAAGCAACAAACACGGTTATACCCATCTACATCGATTTTGAAAATCTTGTTCGCTACCACTTCGGAGTGTTCGCCTTCACAGGCGGCGGCAAAAGCAACCTCATGTCCAACATCCTCAGACACCTACTACTTCACACAAAAGACACAAAAATCGTAATCTTCGACATAAGCTGCGAATACCTATTTCTGCTTATGGACTTGTTCGCCGACCCAGCTATCCCAAGCAAGCTCATTCTTGAAACTAGAACCGAAACCGTGGGGCAGCTAACAGACTCGGTTGTAAAGCCCAGAGAATACGAGGCCGACGCGAGAACGCTTAACGGCTTCAAGCAAATCTTGGATCAAGGCAAAGTCTCGTATTACACGAAACCCAAACAAAGAGTTCCTACATACAGTCAGTTCTTAGGCGAACTGGAAGAACAGAGAAAAGAAAGCATCGGCAAGCCACACTACATAAACGCCATCGACCAAATCGGCGACGCAATCCTAGAGTACATAGACGAGCACGGCCTGAGCGAAAACGATGAAGTGGACAAAAACTTCATTCAGTATATCGACGCAAAAGCCATGGAAACTGTAGAAACCTTCAAGGTTCACGACAAAAGCGGACTATACGCTTGGGCAACCACAAGATCAACAATCCTCGAAGTTCTTAAGAAAAAGCATGAGGAAGAAAGCAAAGAAGTCGGCGGCCTCACAGCTGAGAAAATCCAGCACCTGCTCGAGGGTAAAGAACGACTAATCTGCATTTCAATCTCAGATCCGATTACCATAAAAGAGCTTGTCATTGGTCTCACGCGAGACATCCTTGCCCACAGAAAGAGAAGATTCCAGGTTAAACCCCACATTCTCTTCGTCTTCGATGAAGCCCAAGAATTCATACCTGACATGTCAAGCACCATCGGCATCGACAAAAAATGCAGTAAGCAAGTGGAAACTTTGTTGCGGCAGGGAAGAAAGTATGGTTTGGGCGCATGCATAGCAACGCAGAGAATCGCTTACTTGAATACAAACGCGTTGCAGCAACTTCACACCTATTTTGTCGGCACCTTGCCACGACCATACGATCGGGCGCTCATAAGCGACACCTTCATGATAGACAAAGGCATATTGGAGAAAACACTGGAGTTCGCTCCTGGAGAATGGCTGTTGTCCAGTTACATTGCCACTGGCATAGAGAATGTGCCCATTTTCATCAAAGCCGACAACGCTGAGAAAGAGATAGAGAAGCACCTGCGCTGTTGCACAAGCCAAAGTTGA